The following proteins come from a genomic window of Corallococcus sp. NCRR:
- a CDS encoding THUMP domain-containing class I SAM-dependent RNA methyltransferase, whose product MGETIYVSTLPGLEPALEAEARELGLSFRRAEGGIECEGPSGLHQTANLRLRTASRVLLRLGTFTAPTADALVEGLRALPMAGVWDGKVPLRLSVTLHRSVAPGPAVVLESAAVAWAPGEVTAAGHLDEEGGGPELTLLVRGEGSRWTVSVDTSGAPLYQRGYRQEVGRAPLRETLAAGILRLAGYAGDVPLVDPMCGSGTFLVEGAWMSQRRAPGMLRTFAFQSFPSFDKAAWVQRRAEAEAEGLAEPRAPMRGFDLNAGALGTARRNAKRAGVTLTLERHDLRTLKAPPDAPGLVVANPPYGKRVGDVEDLPDLYRALGATLNGAFAEWRKALIVPEEPKLVAALGLKGARQLPVKNGGLRCLLVLAGA is encoded by the coding sequence ATGGGTGAAACAATCTACGTGTCCACGCTGCCGGGGCTGGAGCCCGCGCTGGAGGCGGAGGCGCGCGAGCTGGGGCTGTCCTTCCGGCGCGCGGAGGGCGGCATCGAGTGCGAGGGCCCGTCCGGCCTGCACCAGACGGCGAACCTGCGCCTGCGCACCGCGAGCCGCGTGCTCCTGCGGCTGGGCACCTTCACGGCGCCCACCGCGGATGCGCTGGTGGAGGGGCTGCGAGCGCTGCCCATGGCGGGCGTCTGGGACGGCAAGGTGCCACTGCGGCTGTCCGTGACGCTGCACCGCTCGGTGGCCCCGGGGCCGGCGGTGGTGCTGGAGTCCGCGGCCGTGGCCTGGGCGCCGGGCGAGGTGACGGCCGCGGGACACCTGGACGAAGAGGGCGGGGGGCCGGAGCTCACGCTCTTGGTGCGCGGCGAAGGATCGCGCTGGACGGTGAGCGTGGACACGTCTGGAGCGCCCCTGTACCAGCGCGGCTACCGGCAGGAGGTGGGGCGCGCGCCCCTGCGCGAGACGCTGGCCGCGGGCATCCTCCGGCTCGCGGGCTACGCGGGGGACGTGCCGCTGGTGGATCCGATGTGCGGCTCGGGCACGTTCCTGGTGGAGGGCGCGTGGATGTCCCAGCGCCGCGCACCGGGCATGCTGCGCACGTTCGCGTTCCAGTCCTTCCCGTCCTTCGACAAGGCCGCCTGGGTACAGCGCCGCGCGGAGGCGGAAGCCGAGGGGCTGGCGGAGCCTCGCGCGCCGATGCGCGGGTTTGATCTCAACGCGGGCGCGCTGGGCACGGCGCGGCGCAACGCGAAGCGCGCGGGCGTGACGCTGACGCTGGAGCGGCACGACCTGCGCACGCTGAAGGCCCCGCCGGACGCACCCGGGCTGGTGGTGGCCAATCCGCCCTACGGCAAGCGCGTGGGAGATGTGGAGGACCTGCCGGACCTCTACCGCGCGCTGGGCGCGACGTTGAACGGAGCGTTCGCCGAATGGCGCAAGGCGCTCATCGTCCCCGAGGAGCCGAAGCTCGTTGCGGCGTTGGGGCTGAAGGGAGCGCGGCAGCTCCCCGTGAAGAACGGCGGCCTGCGCTGTCTGTTGGTGCTGGCGGGCGCTTGA
- a CDS encoding response regulator has translation MQAPFDFQKLFELSPNPYMLVDRELRYVTANAAYLRVTASRLENLVGRTIFEAFPHDPDDPNNASARMLRDSFFRVLTERTLDTLAFIPYRVPRQTDAGVVLEDRYWSATHTPLFDGKGEVAFILQHTMDVTELHQLKQAMRGAETSLDAGGPRTQLMSGVLARAQAVQEANRVLDDERRHLRRLFEQAPGFMCSLKGPEHVFELANRAYLQLVGHRDLLGKTVRAALPEVAGQGFFELLDRVFTTGEPFVGHNMGLYLQREPGGPLVEAFLDFVYQPVIEADGRVSGIFVQGHDMTAQKRAEDELARHRDHLEELVRERTRALEESEAERRQAEAALLQAQKMEAVGKLTGGVAHDFNNLLQVVSGNLQLLQRDAVGDTRAQRRLETALGAVERGARLASQLLAFARRQPLAPTALNLGRLVRDMDDLLRRALGEDVEVETVIAGGLWNTSVDRNQLENVILNLAINARDAMDGRGKLTIEAGNAMLDDHYAMLHPEVTAGQYVLLAISDTGSGMTPEVMQRAFEPFFTTKPEGRGTGLGLSMVYGFVKQSGGHVKIYSELGHGTSIKIYLPRTFQAAVQPAETGPGQVEGGTETILVVEDDAAVRATVVEVLTELGYRVLKAHDGQSALAVIQSGLPVDLLFTDVVMPGPVRSPELARQAKAHLPDLEVLFTSGYTENAIVHGGRLDPGVSLLSKPYRREDLARKIRALLRGREQRLAAKPYRAPAPVEPPSKGLLRILLVEDDADIRESASELMSDLGHTVLAVESAEAAGEALAKEPFDLLFTDVTLPGRSGVELAREAVKRYPSLRIIIASGDSRAVSAEDGKALERVVLLPKPYDLNQMERALEQAAMDAGTSARARPA, from the coding sequence ATGCAGGCACCCTTCGACTTCCAGAAGCTCTTCGAGCTGTCGCCCAATCCCTACATGCTGGTGGACCGGGAGCTGCGTTACGTCACGGCGAACGCCGCCTACCTGCGGGTGACCGCCAGCCGGCTGGAGAACCTGGTCGGGCGCACCATCTTCGAGGCGTTCCCGCATGACCCGGACGACCCGAACAACGCCAGCGCACGGATGCTGCGCGACTCGTTCTTCCGCGTGTTGACGGAGCGGACGCTGGACACGCTGGCGTTCATTCCCTACCGGGTGCCCCGCCAGACGGACGCCGGCGTGGTGCTGGAGGACCGCTACTGGAGCGCCACGCACACGCCCCTGTTCGACGGGAAGGGCGAGGTGGCCTTCATCCTCCAGCACACGATGGACGTGACGGAGCTGCACCAGCTCAAGCAGGCCATGCGCGGCGCGGAGACGTCGCTGGACGCAGGCGGGCCGCGGACGCAGTTGATGAGCGGGGTGCTCGCGCGTGCCCAGGCGGTGCAGGAGGCCAACCGGGTGCTGGACGACGAGCGCCGGCACCTGCGGCGCCTGTTCGAACAGGCGCCGGGCTTCATGTGTTCGCTGAAGGGGCCCGAGCACGTGTTCGAGCTGGCCAACCGCGCCTACCTCCAGCTCGTGGGGCACCGGGACCTGTTGGGCAAGACGGTGCGGGCGGCGCTGCCAGAGGTGGCGGGGCAGGGCTTCTTCGAACTGCTGGACCGGGTGTTCACGACCGGCGAGCCCTTCGTCGGGCACAACATGGGGCTGTACCTGCAGCGCGAGCCCGGGGGGCCGCTGGTGGAGGCCTTCCTGGACTTCGTCTACCAGCCCGTCATCGAGGCGGACGGCCGCGTCTCCGGCATCTTCGTCCAGGGCCACGACATGACGGCGCAGAAGCGGGCGGAGGACGAACTCGCGCGCCACCGCGACCACCTGGAGGAGCTGGTGCGCGAGCGCACGCGCGCGTTGGAAGAGAGCGAGGCGGAGCGCCGCCAGGCGGAGGCCGCGCTGCTCCAGGCGCAGAAGATGGAGGCCGTGGGCAAGCTCACCGGCGGCGTGGCGCATGACTTCAACAACCTGCTCCAGGTGGTGAGCGGGAATCTCCAGTTGCTCCAGCGCGACGCGGTGGGCGACACGCGCGCGCAGCGGCGCCTGGAGACGGCGCTGGGCGCGGTGGAGCGCGGGGCGCGGCTGGCGTCGCAGTTGCTCGCGTTCGCGCGCAGGCAGCCCCTGGCGCCCACGGCGCTCAACCTGGGCCGGCTGGTGCGCGACATGGACGACCTGTTGCGCCGCGCCCTGGGAGAGGACGTGGAGGTGGAGACGGTCATCGCGGGCGGGCTCTGGAACACGTCCGTGGACCGCAACCAGTTGGAGAACGTCATCCTCAACCTGGCCATCAACGCGCGCGACGCCATGGACGGCCGGGGCAAGCTGACCATCGAAGCCGGCAACGCGATGCTGGATGACCACTACGCGATGCTGCACCCGGAGGTGACGGCGGGGCAGTACGTGCTGCTGGCCATCTCCGACACGGGCTCCGGCATGACGCCGGAGGTGATGCAGCGCGCGTTCGAGCCGTTCTTCACCACGAAGCCGGAGGGGCGCGGCACGGGCCTGGGGCTGAGCATGGTGTATGGCTTCGTGAAGCAGTCCGGCGGCCACGTCAAAATCTACAGCGAGCTGGGCCACGGCACGTCCATCAAGATCTACCTGCCGCGCACCTTCCAGGCGGCGGTGCAGCCGGCGGAGACGGGGCCGGGGCAGGTGGAGGGCGGCACGGAGACCATCCTCGTGGTGGAGGACGACGCGGCGGTGCGCGCCACGGTGGTGGAGGTGCTGACGGAGCTGGGCTACCGCGTGCTCAAGGCGCACGATGGCCAGAGCGCGCTCGCGGTCATCCAGAGCGGCCTGCCGGTGGACCTGCTCTTCACGGACGTGGTGATGCCGGGGCCGGTGCGCAGCCCGGAGCTGGCGCGGCAGGCGAAGGCGCACCTGCCGGACCTCGAGGTGCTCTTCACGTCCGGCTACACGGAGAACGCCATCGTGCACGGCGGCCGGTTGGACCCCGGCGTGAGCCTCCTGTCCAAGCCGTACCGGCGCGAGGACCTGGCGCGGAAGATCCGCGCGCTGTTGCGCGGACGCGAGCAGCGGCTGGCGGCGAAGCCGTACCGCGCGCCCGCGCCCGTGGAGCCACCGTCGAAGGGTTTGCTGCGCATCCTCCTGGTGGAGGATGACGCGGACATCCGCGAGTCCGCGTCCGAGCTGATGTCGGACCTGGGGCACACCGTGCTCGCGGTGGAGAGCGCGGAGGCGGCGGGCGAGGCGCTGGCGAAGGAGCCCTTCGACCTGCTCTTCACGGACGTGACGCTGCCGGGCAGGTCCGGCGTGGAGCTGGCGCGCGAGGCCGTGAAGCGCTATCCGTCCCTGCGAATCATCATCGCGTCCGGCGATTCGCGCGCGGTGTCGGCGGAAGACGGCAAGGCGCTGGAGCGCGTGGTGCTGCTGCCCAAGCCGTATGACCTGAACCAGATGGAGCGCGCGTTGGAGCAGGCGGCGATGGACGCGGGGACCTCCGCTCGGGCGCGGCCGGCGTGA
- a CDS encoding fatty acid desaturase family protein, which yields MLAVPEPLSLDDSEAVTSRVFDRRALTASVRELSVVANARGLWAVARQWLVIALSVAFVVQVDRWWAWVLAAVVISSRQHALLSLVHEASHYHLLTNRKANDILADLLCAFPMNITTEGYRKEHAEHHRYINTERDPYWRTAQRDSAWMFPRTRGGMALVLLGDLVGFFTPSHVRIMIPWSYTGRALGKGGSPPSRAEHVRYALWLVGFITFLTLTGGWLHYLLLWSIPSLTLMMVAFRIRAVVEHPFTPATPDETHETRDVEAATLFERFFIAPFNASYHLSHHLFPSVPYYHLPALHERLKQTDLYRPGENHFQTYLGGEQSAWSFLTSLGRNKSRDTLPVKD from the coding sequence ATGCTCGCCGTTCCAGAACCGTTGTCGCTGGATGACTCGGAAGCGGTCACCTCCCGTGTGTTCGACCGTCGCGCCCTGACGGCGTCGGTGCGGGAGCTGTCGGTGGTGGCCAACGCGCGCGGCCTGTGGGCGGTGGCGCGCCAATGGCTCGTCATCGCGCTGTCGGTGGCGTTCGTGGTGCAGGTGGACCGGTGGTGGGCGTGGGTCCTGGCCGCGGTGGTCATCTCCTCGCGGCAGCACGCGCTGCTCAGCCTGGTGCACGAAGCCTCGCACTACCACCTGCTCACGAACCGCAAGGCCAACGACATCCTGGCGGACCTCTTGTGCGCGTTCCCCATGAACATCACCACGGAGGGCTACCGCAAGGAGCACGCGGAGCATCACCGCTACATCAACACGGAGCGGGACCCGTACTGGCGCACGGCGCAGCGTGACTCCGCGTGGATGTTCCCGCGCACGCGCGGGGGCATGGCGCTGGTGCTCCTGGGGGACCTGGTGGGCTTCTTCACCCCGTCCCACGTGCGCATCATGATTCCCTGGTCCTATACGGGCCGCGCGCTGGGCAAGGGCGGCTCGCCGCCGTCCCGCGCGGAGCACGTGCGCTACGCGCTGTGGCTCGTGGGCTTCATCACCTTCCTCACGCTCACGGGCGGCTGGCTCCACTACCTGCTCCTGTGGTCCATCCCGTCCCTGACGCTGATGATGGTGGCCTTCCGCATCCGCGCGGTGGTGGAGCACCCCTTCACCCCCGCCACCCCGGATGAGACGCACGAGACGCGGGACGTGGAGGCCGCCACCCTCTTCGAGCGCTTCTTCATCGCGCCCTTCAACGCCAGCTACCACCTGTCCCATCACCTCTTCCCGTCCGTGCCCTACTACCACCTGCCCGCGCTGCACGAGCGGCTCAAGCAGACGGACCTCTACCGCCCCGGGGAGAACCATTTCCAGACGTACCTGGGCGGCGAACAGAGCGCGTGGAGCTTCCTCACGTCTTTGGGCCGGAATAAAAGCCGTGATACATTGCCTGTGAAGGATTGA
- a CDS encoding glycosyl hydrolase family 18 protein — protein MRRQLIGFLVALGAMHTGCGGAPDFTSTAGDDDSLGMSGDALASATTLFDDALGSGWQDWSWATHSLSATRPVYAGTRSISATFGPWTGLYFHHAGVPTTGYGFVELQVNPGATANPAIALYASVGGVAKPPVALNPTCAGGTLKANAWTLCRMPLSTLGAANTSLDGLVVMENAGRKLATVYFDNVRLAASTTAPSAPTALKATGSTTDVALTWGTVTGATGYHVYRSTSQTGTYARLTSSALTAASYKDTSAAVGTTYWYAVTALNAAGESAKSTAVSGKRTSTTGVSVSVSPTTATLSLGGVQTFTATVTGSTNTAVTWSVLEGSTGGTVTSSGTYTAPRTAGTYHVVATSSADTTKKATADVVVTGPVGTTNKWVSGYYTGWNADEYPPEKVDFSAMTHIIVGRVTPNTDGTVDAIFDNSNGSAIAKTLSSRAHAAGRKAIIMVGGAGEHDNWVGAASAANREKFVQSLLKAMDDHGYDGLDIDWEPVEEVDKPNLLALVQRLRQARPNMLLTFPIGWINNNFATDASLKWYPQLAQYLDQVNVMSYEMIGVWDGWDSWFTSALKGESGTHPTSVESSLKAWVAAGIPKEKLGMGIPFYGLAWRHITGPRQPFTNWSDYVGGDNSFTYKKILALSKTGKLQWDAAAQANYVTFDTPVEDGTVRWITYDGPEAIQAKGQYAKANGYGGTIIWTINQGCTDPATGTNPLLTEVKKAFLQ, from the coding sequence TTGAGAAGGCAGCTCATTGGGTTCCTCGTGGCGTTGGGCGCCATGCACACCGGCTGCGGTGGCGCGCCGGACTTCACGTCCACCGCGGGCGACGACGACTCGCTGGGGATGTCCGGGGACGCGCTCGCGAGCGCGACCACGCTGTTCGACGACGCGCTCGGTTCAGGCTGGCAGGACTGGTCCTGGGCGACGCACAGCCTCAGCGCGACCCGGCCCGTGTACGCGGGCACCCGTTCCATCTCCGCGACGTTCGGTCCGTGGACGGGCCTGTACTTCCACCACGCGGGCGTGCCCACCACGGGCTATGGCTTCGTGGAGTTGCAGGTGAACCCCGGCGCGACGGCCAACCCCGCCATCGCGCTCTACGCGAGCGTGGGCGGCGTGGCGAAGCCGCCCGTGGCGCTCAACCCCACCTGCGCGGGCGGCACCCTCAAGGCCAACGCGTGGACGCTGTGCCGCATGCCGCTGTCCACGCTGGGCGCGGCCAACACCAGCCTGGATGGCCTGGTGGTGATGGAGAACGCGGGCCGCAAGCTGGCCACGGTGTACTTCGACAACGTGCGCCTGGCGGCGAGCACCACCGCCCCTTCCGCGCCCACGGCCCTGAAGGCCACGGGCTCCACCACGGACGTGGCCCTCACCTGGGGCACGGTGACGGGCGCCACGGGCTACCACGTCTACCGCTCCACGTCGCAGACGGGCACGTACGCGCGGCTGACGTCCTCGGCGCTCACCGCCGCGTCCTACAAGGACACCAGCGCGGCCGTGGGCACGACGTACTGGTACGCCGTCACCGCGCTGAACGCGGCCGGTGAGAGCGCGAAGTCCACGGCGGTGTCCGGCAAGCGGACGTCCACCACGGGCGTGAGCGTCAGCGTCAGCCCCACCACCGCAACGCTGTCGCTGGGCGGCGTGCAGACCTTCACCGCGACGGTGACGGGCAGCACCAACACGGCCGTGACCTGGAGCGTGCTGGAAGGCTCCACGGGCGGCACCGTCACCTCCAGCGGCACGTACACCGCGCCGCGAACGGCGGGCACCTACCACGTCGTGGCCACGAGCAGCGCGGACACGACGAAGAAGGCCACGGCGGACGTGGTGGTGACGGGCCCGGTGGGCACCACCAACAAGTGGGTGTCCGGCTACTACACGGGCTGGAACGCGGACGAGTACCCGCCGGAGAAGGTGGACTTCAGCGCGATGACGCACATCATCGTGGGCCGCGTGACGCCGAACACGGACGGCACGGTGGACGCCATCTTCGACAACTCGAACGGCTCCGCCATCGCGAAGACGCTCTCCTCCCGCGCGCACGCCGCGGGGCGCAAGGCCATCATCATGGTGGGCGGCGCGGGCGAGCACGACAACTGGGTGGGCGCGGCCTCTGCCGCCAACCGGGAGAAGTTCGTGCAGAGCCTGCTCAAGGCGATGGACGACCACGGCTACGACGGGCTCGACATCGACTGGGAGCCGGTGGAGGAGGTGGACAAGCCGAACCTGCTCGCGCTGGTGCAGCGGCTGCGTCAGGCGCGCCCCAACATGCTGCTGACGTTCCCCATCGGGTGGATCAACAACAACTTCGCCACGGACGCGTCGCTCAAGTGGTACCCGCAGCTGGCCCAGTACCTGGACCAGGTGAACGTCATGTCCTACGAGATGATTGGCGTCTGGGACGGCTGGGATTCGTGGTTCACGTCCGCGCTCAAGGGCGAGTCCGGCACCCACCCGACCTCCGTGGAGTCCAGCCTCAAGGCCTGGGTGGCCGCGGGCATCCCCAAGGAGAAGCTGGGCATGGGCATCCCGTTCTACGGCCTCGCGTGGCGGCACATCACCGGCCCGCGCCAGCCCTTCACCAACTGGTCCGACTACGTGGGCGGGGACAACTCCTTCACGTACAAGAAGATTTTGGCGCTCTCCAAGACGGGCAAGCTCCAGTGGGACGCGGCGGCGCAGGCCAACTACGTCACGTTCGACACGCCGGTGGAGGACGGCACGGTGCGCTGGATTACCTATGACGGTCCGGAGGCCATCCAGGCCAAGGGTCAGTACGCCAAGGCCAACGGCTACGGCGGCACCATCATCTGGACCATCAACCAGGGCTGCACCGACCCCGCGACGGGCACCAACCCGCTGCTCACCGAGGTCAAGAAGGCGTTCCTCCAGTAA
- a CDS encoding lysophospholipid acyltransferase family protein, translating into MLRLLFALMSLLPYGLRRHVVRGLMHGVWGRLSHAKVYGLKDLPAGPCLFICNHLSNADGFTLYRALRPRRVVFLAGVKLHGTVMTRLAAETMDTIDITPNSPDIEALRRCVELLKGGQSVLIFPEGGRSRSAGLLQAKKGVGLIAKRAGVPIVPVALTGTEKLMPINDSDMGGERLFHADVTVTFGPAFRMEDLEPEVAGASDARQALVDAMMRRVAALLPPAYQGVYAGGPEPVAPTAPPSAVPPSA; encoded by the coding sequence GTGCTTCGACTTCTCTTCGCCTTGATGTCGCTGCTCCCCTACGGACTGCGCCGCCATGTCGTGCGCGGCCTGATGCACGGCGTGTGGGGCCGGCTGTCCCACGCGAAGGTGTACGGACTCAAGGACCTGCCCGCCGGCCCCTGCCTCTTCATCTGCAACCACCTGTCCAACGCGGACGGCTTCACGCTCTACCGGGCGCTGCGTCCCCGGCGCGTCGTCTTCCTGGCGGGCGTGAAGCTGCACGGCACCGTGATGACCCGGCTGGCGGCGGAGACGATGGACACCATCGACATCACGCCCAACTCGCCGGACATCGAGGCGCTGCGCCGCTGCGTGGAACTGCTCAAGGGCGGCCAGTCCGTCCTCATCTTCCCGGAAGGGGGCCGCAGCCGCTCCGCGGGCCTGCTCCAGGCGAAGAAGGGCGTGGGGCTCATCGCCAAGCGCGCGGGCGTGCCCATCGTCCCGGTGGCGCTCACGGGCACGGAGAAGCTGATGCCCATCAACGACTCCGACATGGGCGGCGAGCGGCTCTTCCACGCGGACGTCACCGTGACCTTCGGGCCCGCCTTCCGCATGGAGGACCTGGAGCCGGAGGTGGCCGGCGCCTCCGACGCGCGCCAGGCGCTGGTGGACGCGATGATGCGCCGGGTGGCCGCGCTGCTGCCGCCCGCGTACCAGGGCGTCTACGCGGGAGGCCCGGAGCCGGTCGCCCCCACGGCTCCGCCCTCCGCCGTGCCGCCCTCCGCCTAG
- a CDS encoding oxidoreductase, with product MSAEATPSRAKRPVEYEATVTDLRMETHDTATLWLELDASAGPLDYKAGQFINIDPHQFRSLAQQCAYLQEQKGRKEPPRSYSLASAPHERHVAITVKDEEFIPGVTRYPPLLSPLLVHGRLVGAKLKVTGFMGPYVLPDDVTEKADHVLHVVAGSGAVPNFAIVKDALHRGLKLRHTFLASNKTWADILYREELAALERSAPDRVRVVHTLTRELDETKYGAQVRKGRVAEALLRELIPAPDTCLVYVCGPAITPWDRRKALETRTPATPRFMEAVLGHLHELGIPDKRIKREAYG from the coding sequence ATGAGCGCCGAAGCCACGCCCTCCCGAGCGAAGCGGCCCGTCGAGTACGAGGCCACCGTCACTGACCTGCGCATGGAGACCCATGACACGGCGACGCTGTGGCTGGAGCTGGACGCGAGCGCGGGGCCGCTCGACTACAAGGCAGGCCAGTTCATCAACATCGACCCGCACCAGTTCCGGTCGCTCGCGCAGCAGTGCGCGTACCTGCAGGAGCAGAAGGGGCGCAAGGAGCCGCCGCGCTCGTATTCGCTCGCCTCCGCGCCGCACGAGCGGCACGTGGCCATCACGGTGAAGGACGAGGAGTTCATCCCCGGCGTCACGCGCTACCCGCCGCTCTTGTCGCCCCTGCTGGTGCACGGGCGGCTGGTGGGCGCGAAGCTGAAGGTGACGGGCTTCATGGGGCCGTACGTGCTGCCGGACGACGTGACGGAGAAGGCGGACCACGTGCTGCACGTGGTGGCGGGCTCCGGCGCGGTGCCGAACTTCGCCATCGTGAAAGACGCGCTGCACCGCGGGCTGAAGCTGCGGCACACGTTCCTCGCGTCCAACAAGACGTGGGCGGACATCCTCTACCGCGAGGAACTGGCCGCGCTGGAGCGCTCGGCGCCGGACCGCGTGCGGGTGGTGCACACGCTCACGCGTGAACTGGATGAGACGAAGTACGGCGCCCAGGTGCGCAAGGGCCGCGTCGCGGAGGCGCTCCTGCGCGAGCTGATTCCCGCGCCCGACACCTGCCTCGTGTACGTGTGCGGGCCCGCCATCACCCCGTGGGACCGGCGCAAGGCGCTGGAGACGCGCACGCCCGCCACGCCGCGCTTCATGGAGGCGGTGCTGGGCCACCTGCACGAGCTGGGCATCCCGGACAAGCGCATCAAGCGCGAGGCCTACGGCTGA
- a CDS encoding alpha/beta fold hydrolase, with translation MALELDDWGGSGPLLHFACANGFPPETYRKLFARLATRYHVVSLRMRPLVPGQDPKSLTTWKELGEDLARELKARGRSGVLGVGHSVGGTSTLMASAANPGLFRAVVALDPVLITGSRLWALRLMKLLGRMDRGAIVQGALRRRDRWATREEAATAYRQRKLFKDWDADCFSDYITHGLVPTEAGDFRLRFPREWEARIFETFPADPWSLIRANAAPTLVLRGERSDTLLPDALARAEREMKRTRADTLPLASHLFPMEKPRETAEHVLNFLDQLPPVDVTTH, from the coding sequence ATGGCCTTGGAGCTGGATGACTGGGGTGGGAGCGGGCCGCTCCTGCACTTCGCCTGCGCGAACGGTTTCCCTCCGGAGACGTACCGGAAGCTCTTCGCGCGGCTCGCGACCCGCTACCACGTGGTGTCGCTGCGCATGCGGCCGCTGGTGCCCGGCCAGGACCCGAAGTCGCTCACGACGTGGAAGGAGCTGGGCGAGGACCTCGCGCGCGAGCTGAAGGCGCGCGGGCGCTCCGGCGTGCTGGGCGTGGGACACAGCGTGGGCGGCACGAGCACGCTGATGGCCTCCGCCGCGAACCCGGGGCTGTTCCGCGCGGTGGTGGCGCTGGACCCCGTGCTCATCACCGGCTCACGCCTGTGGGCGCTGCGCCTGATGAAGCTGTTGGGCCGCATGGACCGCGGCGCCATCGTGCAGGGCGCGCTGCGGCGGCGCGACCGCTGGGCGACGCGCGAGGAGGCGGCCACCGCGTACCGCCAGCGCAAGCTGTTCAAGGACTGGGACGCGGACTGCTTCAGCGACTACATCACGCACGGGCTGGTGCCCACGGAGGCGGGTGACTTCCGCTTGCGCTTCCCTCGCGAGTGGGAGGCCCGCATCTTCGAGACCTTCCCCGCGGACCCCTGGTCGCTCATCCGCGCCAACGCGGCGCCCACGCTGGTGCTGCGCGGCGAGCGCTCCGACACGCTGTTGCCGGACGCGCTGGCGCGGGCGGAGCGGGAGATGAAGCGCACGCGGGCGGACACGCTGCCGCTCGCCTCGCACCTGTTCCCCATGGAGAAGCCCCGCGAGACGGCCGAGCACGTGCTGAACTTCCTGGACCAACTGCCTCCGGTGGACGTCACCACGCACTGA
- a CDS encoding class I SAM-dependent methyltransferase, producing MEDVQQRHATPLVVDAGSGNAYLGFVVYELFLKDAAGGELLSIEGRPELTERAKGRAERLHFDRMRFQTAHIDQAEYPERIHVLMALHACDTATDDALVAAIKHGADHVAVVPCCQAEVAAQLKEKKARPAGSMSLLFQHPWHRREFGSHLTNVIRALTLEAFGYQVTVTELTGWEHSLKNELILGRRVHRDNRRARLQLQALLAETGVQPRLTRLLGITPAGAAQEPTEASEPAPELPPEVEPTPDAAPPSQSES from the coding sequence ATGGAGGACGTGCAGCAGCGCCACGCGACCCCCCTGGTGGTGGACGCGGGCAGCGGCAACGCGTACCTGGGCTTCGTCGTCTACGAGCTGTTCCTGAAGGACGCGGCCGGCGGCGAGCTGCTGTCCATTGAAGGGCGGCCGGAGCTGACGGAGCGCGCGAAGGGCCGCGCCGAGCGGCTGCACTTCGACCGGATGCGCTTCCAGACGGCGCACATCGACCAGGCGGAGTACCCGGAGCGCATCCACGTGCTGATGGCGCTGCACGCGTGCGACACGGCCACGGACGACGCGCTGGTGGCGGCCATCAAGCACGGCGCGGACCACGTGGCGGTGGTGCCGTGCTGCCAGGCGGAGGTGGCCGCGCAGCTCAAGGAGAAGAAGGCGAGGCCGGCCGGCTCCATGTCGCTGCTCTTCCAGCACCCGTGGCACCGGCGCGAGTTCGGCTCGCACCTGACGAACGTCATCCGCGCGCTGACGCTGGAGGCGTTCGGCTACCAGGTGACGGTGACGGAGCTGACCGGGTGGGAGCACTCGCTGAAGAACGAGCTCATCCTCGGGCGGCGCGTGCACCGGGACAACCGGCGCGCGCGGCTGCAGCTCCAGGCGCTGCTCGCGGAGACGGGCGTGCAGCCCCGGTTGACGCGGCTGTTGGGCATCACGCCCGCGGGCGCGGCGCAGGAGCCCACGGAGGCGTCGGAGCCGGCCCCGGAGCTCCCGCCGGAGGTGGAGCCCACGCCGGACGCGGCGCCCCCGTCGCAGTCCGAATCCTGA
- a CDS encoding NifU family protein, whose amino-acid sequence MSVNIQLEWTPNPSTLKYVVDRKLLGGGAVNFTNRDEAQAKSPLALRLMDIQGVTAVMLGTNFVTVTKGESGEWDELNDSVMSTLDTHLSEGLPVVDEAAVAAARQATSADGTVEQRIQFILDEEIRPAVAQDGGDITLDRFEDGIVYLHMKGSCAGCPSSTATLKMGIEGRLREMIPEVTEVVSV is encoded by the coding sequence ATGTCAGTGAACATCCAGCTCGAGTGGACCCCCAACCCCAGCACGCTGAAGTACGTGGTGGACCGCAAGCTGCTGGGCGGTGGCGCGGTGAACTTCACCAACCGGGACGAAGCGCAGGCGAAGTCGCCCCTGGCGCTGCGGCTCATGGACATCCAGGGCGTGACGGCGGTGATGCTGGGCACGAACTTCGTCACGGTGACGAAGGGCGAGTCCGGTGAGTGGGACGAGCTCAACGACTCCGTGATGTCCACGCTGGACACGCACCTGTCGGAGGGCCTGCCGGTGGTGGACGAGGCGGCGGTGGCGGCGGCGCGTCAGGCGACGAGCGCGGACGGCACGGTGGAGCAGCGCATCCAGTTCATCCTGGACGAGGAGATCCGCCCGGCGGTGGCGCAGGACGGCGGTGACATCACGCTGGACCGCTTCGAGGACGGCATCGTGTACCTGCACATGAAGGGCTCGTGCGCGGGCTGCCCGTCGTCCACGGCGACGCTGAAGATGGGCATCGAGGGCCGGCTCCGGGAGATGATCCCGGAGGTCACCGAAGTGGTGTCCGTCTGA